The following coding sequences lie in one Apium graveolens cultivar Ventura chromosome 3, ASM990537v1, whole genome shotgun sequence genomic window:
- the LOC141712876 gene encoding uncharacterized protein LOC141712876 codes for MDQFGVLVESIGFKAQSKSTPLADLKGKTNINNGFPPNLDFKAKAPSNSVDGSGFGDYFGSNYGLKTQNSDGFDDVFGGSNVYDLDSVFKGSNNLGSNSGGVDDSDDIFGAFLGKKDSESTNYGNLFGKIPPPPKRNTFNDDLLGGFSDMKPKLDTGSGFDDLIPGFGKSSDPRNGEKPERGRSWNSSDKDGKSKINLVEDPFNIFETSTLQRNYTPAVVPDLLNEGENRASADVDILESMFGMGARSKNIPSPSPVTKVSVYDALFQKSKVPANQGSGNFLSTREVSPSISMDDDFSFLSEVEVAPPSRIFQEVEGESEERRRARLNHHQNTQERMIKALNEKNRRDRQVQLEQEERHRLAATLDDDIKRWASGKEGNLRALLSSLQYVLWPECGWRPVSLTDMMTSISVKKVYQKATLCVHPDKVQQKGANIQQKYIAEKVFDVLKEAYNKFSSEEL; via the exons ATGGATCAGTTTGGTGTTTTAGTTGAAAGTATTGGCTTTAAAGCACAATCTAAATCAACCCCTTTGGCTGATTTGAAGGGTAAAACCAATATCAATAATGGGTTTCCTCCTAATTTGGATTTTAAGGCCAAAGCTCCATCTAATTCTGTTGATGGGTCTGGTTTTGGTGACTATTTCGGGTCGAATTATGGCTTGAAAACCCAGAATTCTGATGGTTTTGATGATGTGTTTGGTGGCTCAAATGTCTATGATTTGGATTCTGTGTTTAAGGGTTCTAATAATTTGGGTTCAAATTCTGGTGGTGTtgatgatagtgatgatattTTTGGTGCATTTTTGGGGAAAAAGGACTCCGAGTCTACGAATTATGGTAATTTGTTTGGGAAGATACCTCCACCCCCCAAGCGGAACACTTTTAATGATGATTTGCTTGGGGGGTTTAGTGATATGAAGCCCAAGTTAGATACTGGTTCTGGTTTTGATGACTTGATACCTGGATTTGGGAAAAGCAGTGATCCAAGAAACGG AGAAAAGCCGGAAAGAGGCCGTTCATGGAATTCAAGTGATAAAGATGgtaaatcaaaaataaatttggTAGAAGACCCCTTCAACATATTTGAAACATCTACTCTTCAGAGAAACTATACGCCAGCTGTGGTTCCTGATCTGCTAAATGAAGGAGAGAATCGAGCATCTGCGGACGTAGATATTTTGGAGTCGATGTTTGGTATGGGTGCTAGATCGAAGAATATACCGAGTCCAAGCCCAGTAACTAAG GTTTCTGTATATGATGCACTATTCCAGAAAAGCAAAGTTCCTGCAAATCAAGGGTCGGGAAATTTTCTCAGCACGAGAGAAGTTTCCCCTTCTATTAGTATGGATGATGATTTCTCATTCCTCTCTGAAGTTGAAG TTGCCCCTCCATCTAGAATATTCCAGGAAGTTGAAGGAGAGAGTGAAGAAAGAAGAAGAGCCAGATTAAATCATCATCAAAATACCCAGGAGCGTatg ATTAAAGCTTTAAATGAAAAGAATCGACGTGATCGTCAGGTACAGCTAGAGCAAGAAGAGAGGCAT AGGCTTGCTGCGACTTTGGACGATGACATAAAACGCTGGGCCTCAGGAAAAGAAGGCAATTTGCGTGCACTTCTATCATCGTTACAATAT GTGCTTTGGCCTGAATGTGGCTGGCGTCCAGTTTCTTTGACTGATATGATGACATCTATCTCAGTTAAAAAGGTTTATCAGAAGGCAACCTTATGTGTGCATCCAGATAAGGTTCAACAAAAAGGCGCCAACATTCAACAGAAGTATATTGCGGAAAAAGTTTTTGACGTTCTGAAG GAAGCATATAACAAATTTAGCTCTGAAGAACTATAA